From Coffea arabica cultivar ET-39 chromosome 2e, Coffea Arabica ET-39 HiFi, whole genome shotgun sequence, the proteins below share one genomic window:
- the LOC113732547 gene encoding UDP-glycosyltransferase 86A1-like isoform X2, producing MAGTYRKPHAIMIPYPYQGHINPFVHLAIKLASKGFIITFVNTQSVHHQISKAQTGCRRDDIFAKARQSGLDIRYATVSDGFPLSFDRSLNEDQFVEGLIHVFSAHIDELVGNLVNSETEPPATCLISDTFFVWGSVIARKHNLVHVSFWTEPALVLTLYYHLDLLRRNGHFASPVNRRDNIDYIPGVKAIEPGDLMSYLQATDIWTVVHQVIYQAFDDVKRADIIICNTVQELELETISALNRKQPTYAIGPVFPASFTKSNVATSLWSESDCTQWLNDKPDGSVLYVSFGSYAHTSKQDILEMAHGLSSSGVSFIWVVRPDIVSSDETDFLPVGFEDQIKDRGLIVPWCCQIAVISHPAIGGFLTHCGWNSILESIWCSVPLVCYPLVTDQFTNRKLVINDWKIGINLCDKQAITRDEVVEKISLLMNGQVLDELRAAIKEVRKKLELALSTNGSSEGNFHQFVEKIKTQMREKVGIAANGHLSSR from the exons ATGGCCGGCACATACCGGAAACCCCATGCAATTATGATCCCATATCCTTATCAAGGTCACATTAACCCCTTTGTACACCTAGCGATCAAGCTTGCCTCCAAAGGTTTCATAATCACTTTTGTTAACACCCAATCAGTGCACCACCAGATCTCCAAAGCACAAACGGGCTGCAGAAGAGATGACATTTTCGCCAAAGCCCGTCAATCTGGTCTGGACATACGTTACGCCACCGTCAGTGATGGGTTCCCGCTTTCTTTTGATCGATCCTTGAACGAGGATCAATTCGTGGAAGGCTTAATACATGTTTTCTCTGCCCACATCGATGAACTAGTGGGAAATTTAGTAAATTCGGAAACAGAACCTCCAGCTACATGCTTGATCTCGGATACGTTCTTCGTGTGGGGATCTGTAATTGCCAGGAAACATAATCTCGTCCACGTTTCTTTCTGGACCGAACCAGCTTTGGTCCTCACTCTCTATTATCACTTGGACCTCCTCAGGCGAAATGGCCATTTCGCCTCTCCTG TGAATCGCAGGGACAACATAGATTACATTCCAGGAGTTAAAGCTATCGAGCCCGGAGACCTGATGTCATATCTTCAAGCCACCGACATCTGGACGGTGGTGCACCAGGTAATTTACCAGGCTTTTGACGATGTGAAAAGAGCCGACATCATAATTTGCAACACTGTCCAAGAGCTGGAGCTGGAAACAATCTCAGCCCTTAATCGCAAACAGCCAACCTATGCCATTGGGCCCGTCTTCCCAGCTAGCTTTACCAAGAGCAATGTAGCCACTAGTTTGTGGTCTGAGTCAGACTGCACTCAGTGGCTTAACGATAAGCCTGATGGGTCAGTTTTGTACGTCTCATTCGGGAGCTATGCTCACACCAGCAAACAAGACATTTTGGAAATGGCCCATGGGCTCTCATCAAGTGGGGTGAGTTTTATTTGGGTGGTTCGTCCAGACATTGTCAGCTCCGATGAAACTGATTTCTTGCCCGTTGGATTTGAAGACCAGATTAAAGATCGTGGTCTGATTGTACCGTGGTGTTGCCAGATTGCGGTGATATCACATCCTGCGATCGGGGGTTTCTTAACTCATTGCGGATGGAATTCGATATTGGAAAGTATATGGTGTAGCGTGCCGTTGGTTTGTTATCCACTGGTTACTGATCAATTCACCAATCGTAAGTTGGTGATCAATGATTGGAAAATTGGAATTAACCTTTGTGACAAGCAGGCGATCACTAGGGATGAGGTCGTGGAGAAAATTAGTCTTTTAATGAATGGACAAGTTTTGGATGAGTTGAGAGCGGCAATCAAGGAAGTCAGAAAGAAATTAGAACTTGCACTGTCCACAAATGGATCATCGGAGGGCAACTTCCATCAGTTTGTGGAGAAAATCAAGACCCAAATGCGGGAGAAAGTTGGGATAGCTGCTAACGGACACCTTTCTTCTCGTTGA
- the LOC113732547 gene encoding UDP-glycosyltransferase 86A1-like isoform X1 — MQVQPNKGITNDFLLPSIIGHRFASSSTAAHPLPNTNHLSLVPQRKMAGTYRKPHAIMIPYPYQGHINPFVHLAIKLASKGFIITFVNTQSVHHQISKAQTGCRRDDIFAKARQSGLDIRYATVSDGFPLSFDRSLNEDQFVEGLIHVFSAHIDELVGNLVNSETEPPATCLISDTFFVWGSVIARKHNLVHVSFWTEPALVLTLYYHLDLLRRNGHFASPVNRRDNIDYIPGVKAIEPGDLMSYLQATDIWTVVHQVIYQAFDDVKRADIIICNTVQELELETISALNRKQPTYAIGPVFPASFTKSNVATSLWSESDCTQWLNDKPDGSVLYVSFGSYAHTSKQDILEMAHGLSSSGVSFIWVVRPDIVSSDETDFLPVGFEDQIKDRGLIVPWCCQIAVISHPAIGGFLTHCGWNSILESIWCSVPLVCYPLVTDQFTNRKLVINDWKIGINLCDKQAITRDEVVEKISLLMNGQVLDELRAAIKEVRKKLELALSTNGSSEGNFHQFVEKIKTQMREKVGIAANGHLSSR, encoded by the exons atgcaaGTGCAGCCCAATAAAGGAATAACCAACGACTTTCTTTTGCCTTCAATTATTGGACACAGATTTGCGAGCTCCTCTACCGCTGCCCACCCATTACCCAACACCAACCATCTATCGCTCGTCCCCCAGAGGAAAATGGCCGGCACATACCGGAAACCCCATGCAATTATGATCCCATATCCTTATCAAGGTCACATTAACCCCTTTGTACACCTAGCGATCAAGCTTGCCTCCAAAGGTTTCATAATCACTTTTGTTAACACCCAATCAGTGCACCACCAGATCTCCAAAGCACAAACGGGCTGCAGAAGAGATGACATTTTCGCCAAAGCCCGTCAATCTGGTCTGGACATACGTTACGCCACCGTCAGTGATGGGTTCCCGCTTTCTTTTGATCGATCCTTGAACGAGGATCAATTCGTGGAAGGCTTAATACATGTTTTCTCTGCCCACATCGATGAACTAGTGGGAAATTTAGTAAATTCGGAAACAGAACCTCCAGCTACATGCTTGATCTCGGATACGTTCTTCGTGTGGGGATCTGTAATTGCCAGGAAACATAATCTCGTCCACGTTTCTTTCTGGACCGAACCAGCTTTGGTCCTCACTCTCTATTATCACTTGGACCTCCTCAGGCGAAATGGCCATTTCGCCTCTCCTG TGAATCGCAGGGACAACATAGATTACATTCCAGGAGTTAAAGCTATCGAGCCCGGAGACCTGATGTCATATCTTCAAGCCACCGACATCTGGACGGTGGTGCACCAGGTAATTTACCAGGCTTTTGACGATGTGAAAAGAGCCGACATCATAATTTGCAACACTGTCCAAGAGCTGGAGCTGGAAACAATCTCAGCCCTTAATCGCAAACAGCCAACCTATGCCATTGGGCCCGTCTTCCCAGCTAGCTTTACCAAGAGCAATGTAGCCACTAGTTTGTGGTCTGAGTCAGACTGCACTCAGTGGCTTAACGATAAGCCTGATGGGTCAGTTTTGTACGTCTCATTCGGGAGCTATGCTCACACCAGCAAACAAGACATTTTGGAAATGGCCCATGGGCTCTCATCAAGTGGGGTGAGTTTTATTTGGGTGGTTCGTCCAGACATTGTCAGCTCCGATGAAACTGATTTCTTGCCCGTTGGATTTGAAGACCAGATTAAAGATCGTGGTCTGATTGTACCGTGGTGTTGCCAGATTGCGGTGATATCACATCCTGCGATCGGGGGTTTCTTAACTCATTGCGGATGGAATTCGATATTGGAAAGTATATGGTGTAGCGTGCCGTTGGTTTGTTATCCACTGGTTACTGATCAATTCACCAATCGTAAGTTGGTGATCAATGATTGGAAAATTGGAATTAACCTTTGTGACAAGCAGGCGATCACTAGGGATGAGGTCGTGGAGAAAATTAGTCTTTTAATGAATGGACAAGTTTTGGATGAGTTGAGAGCGGCAATCAAGGAAGTCAGAAAGAAATTAGAACTTGCACTGTCCACAAATGGATCATCGGAGGGCAACTTCCATCAGTTTGTGGAGAAAATCAAGACCCAAATGCGGGAGAAAGTTGGGATAGCTGCTAACGGACACCTTTCTTCTCGTTGA